The following coding sequences lie in one Lysobacter capsici genomic window:
- a CDS encoding DUF6053 domain-containing protein, whose translation MGGPSGPMLFAQMRSNRAGKKSIGPEGPPTKDLERSSGLRAAQAANRRPSPRSAPA comes from the coding sequence GTGGGAGGGCCTTCAGGCCCGATGCTTTTCGCTCAGATGAGGTCGAACCGCGCCGGAAAGAAAAGCATCGGGCCTGAAGGCCCTCCCACAAAAGACCTCGAGCGTTCGTCAGGGCTCAGGGCCGCGCAGGCAGCGAATCGTAGACCGAGCCCACGATCTGCGCCGGCTTGA
- the pyrH gene encoding UMP kinase, producing the protein MSQLVYRRVLLKLSGEALMGDEDYGIDPKVIGRLAREVIEVQQAGAEIALVIGGGNIFRGAGLAAGGMDRVTGDQMGMLATVINALAMQDSLEKLGAKVRVMSAIKINDVCEDYIRRRAIRHLEKGRLAIFAAGVGSPFFTTDSGAALRAIEIGADLLLKATKVDGVYDKDPKKHSDAVRFDKLSYDEVITRDLQVMDTAAFALCRDSELPLRIFDMGQPGVLLKILRGENIGTLVQGRG; encoded by the coding sequence ATGTCCCAGCTCGTGTATCGCCGTGTCCTGTTGAAACTCTCCGGCGAAGCATTGATGGGCGATGAGGACTACGGCATCGACCCCAAGGTGATCGGTCGGCTCGCGCGCGAAGTCATCGAAGTCCAGCAGGCCGGCGCGGAAATCGCGCTGGTGATCGGCGGCGGCAACATCTTCCGCGGCGCGGGTCTGGCGGCCGGCGGCATGGACCGGGTCACCGGCGACCAGATGGGCATGTTGGCCACCGTGATCAACGCGCTGGCGATGCAGGATTCGCTGGAAAAGCTCGGCGCCAAGGTGCGGGTGATGAGCGCGATCAAGATCAACGACGTGTGCGAGGACTACATCCGCCGCCGCGCCATCCGCCATCTGGAAAAAGGCCGCCTGGCGATCTTCGCCGCCGGCGTCGGCAGCCCGTTCTTCACCACCGACTCGGGCGCTGCGCTGCGCGCGATCGAGATCGGCGCCGACCTGCTGCTCAAGGCGACCAAGGTCGACGGCGTGTACGACAAGGACCCGAAGAAGCACAGCGACGCGGTGCGCTTCGACAAGCTCAGCTACGACGAGGTGATCACCCGCGACCTGCAGGTCATGGACACCGCCGCGTTCGCGCTGTGCCGCGACAGCGAACTGCCGCTGCGCATCTTCGACATGGGCCAGCCGGGCGTGCTGCTGAAGATCCTGCGCGGCGAGAATATCGGTACGCTGGTGCAGGGTCGCGGCTGA
- a CDS encoding AIM24 family protein, with protein sequence MSIKNLNEFVEASKQKDLSQEAFELESSHLLEVKLNGRVWAKSGSMVAYRGGVKFVRQGMLEQGLGNLLKKAISGEGTQLMKMEGQGRVYIADAGKKITLLRLAGESIFVNGNDVLAYEDGVQSDIKMMRKVSGMMSGGLFNIKLSGSGVVAITSHYEPLTLAVTPDQPVFTDPNATVAWSGGLSPDIVTDISLGTLFGRGSGESIQLKFSGTGWVVVQPYEEVYFQQTG encoded by the coding sequence GTGTCGATCAAGAACCTCAACGAATTCGTCGAAGCGTCCAAGCAGAAGGATCTGAGCCAGGAAGCCTTCGAACTGGAAAGCTCGCACCTGCTGGAAGTCAAGCTCAACGGCCGCGTCTGGGCCAAATCCGGCTCGATGGTCGCCTACCGCGGCGGCGTCAAGTTCGTGCGCCAGGGCATGCTCGAGCAGGGCCTGGGCAACCTGCTGAAGAAGGCGATCAGCGGCGAAGGCACCCAGCTGATGAAGATGGAAGGCCAGGGCCGGGTCTACATCGCCGATGCCGGCAAGAAGATCACCCTGCTGCGCCTGGCCGGCGAGTCGATCTTCGTCAACGGCAACGACGTGCTCGCCTACGAAGACGGCGTGCAGTCGGACATCAAGATGATGCGCAAGGTCTCGGGCATGATGTCCGGCGGCTTGTTCAACATCAAACTCAGCGGCAGCGGCGTGGTCGCGATCACCTCGCATTACGAACCGCTGACCCTGGCGGTGACCCCGGACCAGCCGGTGTTCACCGACCCGAATGCGACCGTCGCCTGGTCCGGCGGCCTGAGCCCGGACATCGTCACCGACATCTCGCTGGGCACCTTGTTCGGCCGCGGCTCGGGCGAGAGCATCCAGCTCAAGTTCTCCGGCACCGGCTGGGTGGTGGTGCAGCCGTACGAGGAAGTGTATTTCCAGCAGACCGGCTGA
- a CDS encoding MBL fold metallo-hydrolase yields the protein MNLRTAAIAAGLAGLFMLRPAIAAAQGTTPAAPPAPPAPAFVELAPGLSVFKGPATTVLLAESADAALLVDSELGKTAPALQQALQGHKPLRYVVNTHWHLDHVGGNEALAGRGASVMAHENAYRRMAQDTYLKHLNRVMPALPPAGRPSVTVLGDGRLRLGELEARLIHVPAAHTDGDLLVHFPAANVLHMGDCFFNGLYPIIDTGTGGTVDGLIAALDRGLALSDARTRIVAGHGPVGDRRDLKKARDMLAEVRDRVAKLKRAGKTREQTLAAAPTRDFDAAWGQDWVKPAQIVGSVYDSLPARP from the coding sequence ATGAATCTGCGTACCGCCGCGATCGCGGCCGGCCTGGCCGGGTTGTTCATGCTGCGTCCTGCCATCGCCGCGGCGCAGGGCACGACGCCGGCCGCGCCACCCGCCCCGCCCGCGCCGGCCTTCGTCGAACTCGCCCCGGGCCTGTCGGTGTTCAAGGGACCGGCGACCACCGTGCTGCTGGCCGAATCGGCGGACGCCGCGTTGCTGGTCGACAGCGAACTGGGCAAGACCGCGCCGGCGCTGCAACAGGCCCTGCAAGGCCACAAACCACTGCGCTACGTGGTCAACACCCATTGGCATCTGGACCACGTCGGCGGCAACGAGGCCCTGGCCGGCCGCGGCGCGAGCGTGATGGCGCACGAAAACGCGTACCGGCGCATGGCCCAGGACACGTATCTCAAGCATCTGAACCGGGTCATGCCGGCCCTGCCGCCGGCCGGTCGCCCGAGCGTGACCGTGCTCGGCGACGGCCGCCTGCGCCTGGGCGAGCTGGAAGCGCGGCTGATCCATGTGCCGGCGGCGCATACCGACGGCGACCTGCTGGTGCATTTCCCGGCCGCCAACGTGCTGCACATGGGCGACTGCTTTTTCAACGGGCTGTATCCGATCATCGACACCGGCACCGGCGGGACCGTCGACGGGCTGATCGCGGCGCTCGATCGCGGGCTGGCGCTGTCGGATGCGCGCACCCGGATCGTCGCCGGACATGGGCCGGTCGGCGACCGGCGCGATCTCAAAAAAGCGCGAGACATGCTCGCCGAGGTGCGCGACCGGGTCGCCAAGCTCAAGCGCGCCGGCAAGACCCGCGAGCAGACCCTGGCCGCGGCGCCGACCCGCGACTTCGACGCGGCGTGGGGCCAGGACTGGGTCAAGCCGGCGCAGATCGTGGGCTCGGTCTACGATTCGCTGCCTGCGCGGCCCTGA
- a CDS encoding M56 family metallopeptidase — MTLDWIGDVLLPRLLAAGLQSLVVVAAVWLLCRYLRLSAALRCWLWWCAALQLLLGALWPTPLSLPLLPASWDRASQAANVAAAAPQLSSAAQLPFFVTKGATDATVAAATAPTAHYLTPDWLSWPLVFAALWLSGFLLVAFASVRGYAAACRRIAASRPCEQPQVLSTYRALGASLGLNRLPPLRVSAQIDSPQLIGPPATVLLPRERLPHLSGDELAMALHHELVHVRRRDLWWGWVPALVQHLFFFHPLAHVIAREYSIAREAACDAAVLDSRRYAAHDYGRLLLRLGVAPRPAAGVASASPTYTILKRRLIMLQNATSSSHLGGLILTAAIVLVGLVPYRVTAAAGERAPQSQSRSVSIHSSDKSGETRITELNNGGDPLVWAVKGDQYYKVSADGAYQPVTDAATRTRLRQRMDESRQAAVEAEKAGRAAEQAGREAERAGREAQRDAQAAGVAAERAARDAERAGRDAERQAQAASVAAQRAARDAGQQARLDGEQARRDADQAKRDGEQARRDAAQARRDAEQAQRDAEQARRDAGQHGLDSAQYRRDIEQARRDAAQARRDAVLSAPEAAQIRRIAEQARSDARRHAMSKAEIARISEQARRDASRHAMSPAEIARITEQAQRDASRYAMSPAEIARITDQAKRDASRYAMSPAEIARITDQAKRDASRYAMSPAEIARITEQAKRDASRYAMSPAEIARITEQAKRDASRYAMSPAEIARITEQAKREAREQVWR; from the coding sequence ATGACTCTGGATTGGATCGGCGACGTCCTGCTGCCGCGTTTGCTCGCGGCGGGATTGCAATCGCTGGTGGTGGTCGCGGCGGTGTGGCTGCTGTGCCGTTACCTGCGCCTGAGCGCCGCGCTGCGCTGCTGGTTGTGGTGGTGCGCCGCGCTGCAGTTGTTGCTCGGCGCGTTGTGGCCCACGCCGTTGAGCCTGCCGTTGTTGCCGGCGTCGTGGGATCGGGCGAGCCAGGCCGCGAACGTCGCGGCGGCGGCACCGCAGCTGTCGTCGGCGGCGCAACTGCCGTTCTTCGTGACGAAGGGCGCGACAGACGCCACGGTCGCCGCCGCAACCGCGCCCACCGCGCATTACTTGACCCCCGACTGGTTGTCGTGGCCGCTGGTCTTCGCCGCCCTGTGGCTGTCCGGGTTTTTGCTGGTCGCTTTCGCCAGCGTGCGCGGTTATGCCGCCGCGTGCCGCCGCATCGCCGCATCGCGGCCGTGCGAACAGCCGCAAGTGCTCTCCACCTATCGCGCGCTCGGCGCCAGCCTGGGGCTGAATCGCCTGCCGCCGCTGCGGGTGTCGGCGCAGATCGATTCGCCGCAGTTGATCGGCCCGCCGGCGACGGTGCTGTTGCCGCGCGAACGCTTGCCGCATCTGAGCGGCGACGAACTGGCGATGGCGCTGCATCACGAACTGGTCCACGTCCGCCGCCGCGATCTGTGGTGGGGCTGGGTGCCGGCGCTGGTTCAGCACCTGTTCTTCTTTCATCCGCTCGCGCATGTGATCGCCCGCGAGTACTCGATCGCGCGCGAAGCGGCCTGCGACGCGGCCGTGCTCGACAGCCGTCGCTATGCCGCCCACGACTACGGGCGCCTGTTGCTGCGTCTGGGCGTCGCGCCGCGTCCGGCGGCCGGTGTCGCCAGCGCATCCCCCACTTACACGATTTTGAAGAGGAGACTCATCATGTTGCAGAACGCGACTTCGTCCTCGCACCTGGGCGGGCTGATCCTGACCGCCGCCATCGTCCTGGTCGGCCTAGTGCCGTACCGGGTGACCGCGGCGGCCGGCGAACGCGCGCCGCAATCGCAATCGCGCAGCGTGTCGATCCATTCCTCCGACAAGAGCGGCGAAACCCGCATCACCGAGCTCAACAACGGCGGCGACCCGCTGGTCTGGGCGGTCAAGGGCGATCAGTACTACAAGGTGAGCGCCGACGGCGCTTACCAGCCGGTGACCGACGCGGCGACCCGCACGCGCCTGCGGCAACGCATGGACGAGTCGCGGCAAGCGGCCGTGGAAGCGGAGAAAGCCGGGCGCGCCGCCGAGCAGGCCGGTCGCGAGGCCGAACGCGCCGGGCGCGAAGCGCAGCGCGATGCGCAGGCCGCCGGTGTCGCGGCGGAGCGCGCGGCACGCGATGCCGAACGCGCCGGGCGTGACGCAGAACGCCAGGCGCAGGCGGCGAGCGTCGCGGCTCAGCGCGCGGCGCGCGATGCCGGGCAGCAAGCCAGGCTCGATGGCGAACAGGCGCGACGCGATGCGGATCAGGCCAAGCGCGATGGCGAGCAGGCGCGACGCGATGCCGCCCAGGCGCGCCGCGACGCCGAGCAGGCCCAGCGCGATGCCGAGCAGGCGCGGCGCGACGCCGGCCAGCACGGGCTCGACAGCGCACAATATCGGCGCGACATCGAACAGGCCCGGCGCGACGCTGCCCAGGCGCGTCGCGACGCGGTGCTGTCCGCGCCGGAAGCAGCGCAGATCCGCCGTATCGCCGAGCAGGCCCGAAGCGACGCCCGTCGCCATGCGATGAGCAAGGCCGAGATCGCGCGTATCTCCGAACAGGCCAGGCGCGACGCGAGCCGCCACGCGATGAGCCCGGCGGAGATCGCACGCATCACCGAGCAGGCCCAACGCGATGCGAGCCGTTACGCGATGAGCCCGGCCGAGATCGCGCGCATCACCGATCAGGCCAAGCGCGACGCGAGCCGTTACGCGATGAGCCCGGCCGAGATCGCGCGCATCACCGATCAGGCCAAGCGCGATGCGAGCCGTTATGCGATGAGCCCGGCGGAGATCGCGCGCATCACCGAGCAGGCCAAGCGCGATGCGAGCCGTTACGCGATGAGCCCGGCCGAGATCGCGCGCATCACCGAGCAGGCCAAGCGCGATGCGAGCCGTTACGCGATGAGTCCGGCCGAGATTGCGCGCATCACCGAGCAGGCCAAGCGCGAAGCACGGGAGCAGGTGTGGCGCTGA
- the glnD gene encoding [protein-PII] uridylyltransferase, with protein MTGPVADNPSATPSAPPAAAAEPAADAPPPGSPAAIRAALAAVDAALAERFDRDAEADIDRLLRARTDAVDTQVRAAWRACIDDGAPLALFAVGGYGRGELFPQSDIDLLILAEPQAQTAQAEQLGCFFASLWDAGLPVGHAVRSAAQCTEAASDLTVLTAMLEARPIVADAVAQMALQVAVSPSQVWPARDFFIAKRDELRQRHARYGDTADNLEPNLKEGPGGMRDVQTLHWMALRIIGTSDLESLVSIGQLGQDELTSLERERRALSRLRFGLHLVARKREERLRFDYQKLLAERLGHVDNADNLAVEQMMQGFYRSAALVLRIGERLLQRFEEQIEGEAVPVPLSSPYDAFELRRDYIAARTAGAAGDADWPRDAADVFALFAAWASHDEIRGLHSQTARTLAEALGKIPSFVEAEPTLRERFLKILRGPHPVHALERMARLGVLGRWIPAFSKVSGRMQFDLFHVYTVDQHTLAVLRNLARFASGVADERFSIAHEVWPRLRKPELLLLAGLFHDIAKGRGGDHSELGGEDARVFGATMGLSESDTALVEWLVRQHLLMSVTAQKQDIADPEVIHRFASKVADREHLDHLYLLTCADIAGTSPKLWNAWKDRLLADLYTATRLALRRGLEHPVAGAERAAETREAAQAMLAAFGARDEEIAALFARMPEIAFQRGRPDQIAWQAASLRGVALGDTRVRARPVSAHGGAHAGALEVFVHSPDRDGLFAAIVATLDRLGLAIQQARVLDGPLGAIFDTFEVVPTDPRQPASAEEVERRLETALSGSLERIKPARRAQPRHLRHFRIAPQIEFAAYTKPDALSPRSVLSLVCTDRPGLLADVAQTLRKQRLRVHDARIATFGERAEDVFQITSVNSDGHDRPLDQTQQQALRDALLACLEGDSR; from the coding sequence ATGACCGGCCCCGTCGCCGATAACCCATCGGCGACGCCCTCGGCGCCGCCCGCTGCGGCGGCTGAGCCCGCGGCCGATGCGCCGCCGCCTGGCAGCCCCGCGGCGATCCGCGCCGCGCTGGCCGCGGTCGATGCCGCGCTCGCCGAACGTTTCGACCGCGACGCCGAAGCCGACATCGATCGCCTGCTGCGCGCGCGCACCGATGCGGTCGACACCCAGGTGCGCGCGGCCTGGCGCGCCTGCATCGACGACGGCGCGCCGCTGGCGCTGTTCGCTGTCGGCGGCTACGGCCGCGGCGAACTGTTTCCGCAATCCGATATCGACCTGCTGATCCTGGCCGAGCCGCAGGCGCAGACCGCGCAGGCCGAACAACTGGGCTGTTTCTTCGCTTCGTTGTGGGACGCCGGCCTGCCGGTCGGCCACGCGGTGCGTTCGGCCGCGCAATGCACCGAAGCCGCGTCCGACCTGACCGTGCTCACCGCGATGCTGGAAGCGCGCCCGATCGTCGCCGACGCGGTCGCGCAGATGGCCTTGCAGGTGGCGGTATCGCCGTCGCAGGTCTGGCCGGCGCGCGACTTCTTCATCGCCAAGCGCGACGAACTGCGCCAGCGCCACGCGCGCTACGGCGACACCGCCGACAACCTCGAGCCCAATCTCAAGGAAGGCCCCGGCGGCATGCGCGACGTGCAGACCCTGCACTGGATGGCGCTGCGCATCATCGGCACCTCCGATCTGGAGTCGCTGGTCTCGATCGGCCAGTTGGGCCAGGACGAACTGACCTCGCTGGAGCGCGAACGCCGCGCGCTGTCGCGTCTGCGCTTCGGGCTGCACCTGGTCGCGCGCAAGCGCGAGGAGCGCTTGCGCTTCGACTATCAGAAGCTGCTCGCCGAACGCCTGGGCCATGTCGACAACGCCGACAACCTCGCCGTCGAACAGATGATGCAGGGCTTCTACCGCAGCGCCGCGCTGGTGCTGCGCATCGGCGAACGCCTGCTGCAACGTTTCGAGGAACAGATCGAGGGCGAAGCGGTGCCTGTGCCGCTGTCCTCGCCCTACGACGCCTTCGAACTGCGCCGCGACTACATTGCTGCTCGTACAGCCGGCGCCGCGGGCGACGCCGACTGGCCGCGCGACGCGGCCGACGTGTTCGCGCTGTTCGCGGCCTGGGCCAGCCACGACGAAATCCGCGGCCTGCATTCGCAGACCGCGCGCACCCTGGCCGAAGCGCTGGGCAAGATCCCGAGCTTCGTCGAGGCCGAACCGACGTTGCGCGAACGCTTCCTCAAGATCCTGCGCGGCCCGCATCCGGTGCATGCGCTCGAACGCATGGCGCGCCTGGGCGTGCTCGGCCGCTGGATTCCGGCGTTCTCGAAAGTCTCCGGGCGCATGCAGTTCGACCTGTTCCATGTCTACACGGTCGATCAGCACACGCTCGCGGTGCTGCGCAATCTGGCGCGCTTCGCTTCGGGCGTGGCCGACGAGCGTTTCAGCATCGCCCACGAAGTCTGGCCGCGCCTGCGTAAACCGGAACTGCTGTTGCTGGCCGGCCTGTTCCACGACATCGCCAAGGGCCGCGGCGGCGATCATTCCGAACTCGGCGGCGAGGACGCGCGCGTGTTCGGCGCCACCATGGGCCTGAGCGAGTCCGACACCGCGCTGGTCGAATGGCTGGTGCGCCAGCATCTGCTGATGTCGGTGACCGCGCAGAAGCAGGACATCGCCGATCCCGAGGTGATCCATCGTTTCGCCAGCAAGGTCGCCGATCGCGAGCACCTCGATCACCTGTACCTGCTGACCTGCGCCGACATCGCCGGCACCTCGCCGAAGTTGTGGAACGCGTGGAAGGACCGCTTGCTCGCTGACCTGTACACCGCGACCCGGCTCGCGCTGCGGCGCGGCCTGGAGCATCCGGTGGCCGGCGCCGAACGCGCCGCGGAAACCCGCGAAGCCGCGCAGGCCATGCTTGCCGCGTTCGGCGCGCGCGACGAGGAAATCGCCGCGTTGTTCGCGCGCATGCCGGAGATCGCATTCCAGCGCGGACGTCCCGATCAGATCGCCTGGCAGGCCGCCTCGCTGCGCGGCGTGGCCCTGGGCGACACGCGCGTGCGTGCCCGGCCGGTCAGCGCGCACGGCGGCGCGCATGCCGGCGCGCTGGAAGTGTTCGTGCATTCGCCCGATCGCGACGGCCTGTTCGCCGCGATCGTGGCCACGCTGGATCGATTGGGTCTGGCGATCCAGCAGGCGCGCGTGCTCGACGGCCCGCTCGGCGCGATCTTCGATACTTTCGAAGTGGTGCCGACCGATCCGCGCCAGCCGGCGAGCGCCGAAGAAGTCGAACGGCGTCTGGAAACCGCGCTGTCCGGATCGCTGGAACGGATCAAGCCGGCGCGTCGCGCGCAACCGCGCCATCTGCGCCACTTCCGCATCGCGCCACAGATCGAATTCGCCGCCTACACCAAGCCCGATGCGCTCAGCCCGCGCAGCGTGCTGAGCCTGGTCTGCACCGATCGCCCCGGCCTGCTCGCCGACGTCGCCCAGACCTTGCGCAAGCAACGCCTGCGCGTGCACGACGCGCGCATCGCCACCTTCGGCGAACGCGCCGAGGACGTGTTCCAGATCACCAGTGTCAACAGCGACGGGCACGATCGCCCGCTCGATCAAACGCAACAGCAGGCCCTGCGCGACGCGCTGCTGGCCTGCCTCGAAGGAGACAGTCGATGA
- the tsf gene encoding translation elongation factor Ts, whose product MADISASLVKELRERTGAGMMECKKALVENNGDIDAAAEWLRKSGLAKADKKAGRVAAEGRIAVAQDGGKAVLVEINSETDFVAKDANFLSFTDTVAQAALSSGAADAEALKAVKLASGETIEETRAAVIAKVGENLQVRRLIQIDSANNVAAYVHGGRIGVLIELKGGDADLARGLAMHVAAMNPPHIKASDVPADFVAKEKEIELAKMSDKDKSKPADILEKIIGGKIAKIVNEVTLYGQPYVLNTDQTVEQVLKAAGAEVVSMQRIAVGEGIEKQVDDFAAEVMKQAGLA is encoded by the coding sequence ATGGCTGATATTTCCGCTTCCCTGGTCAAGGAACTCCGCGAGCGCACCGGCGCCGGCATGATGGAGTGCAAGAAGGCGCTGGTCGAAAACAACGGCGACATCGACGCCGCGGCCGAATGGCTGCGCAAGTCGGGCCTGGCCAAGGCCGACAAGAAGGCCGGCCGCGTGGCCGCCGAAGGCCGCATCGCGGTCGCCCAGGACGGCGGCAAGGCCGTGCTGGTCGAGATCAACTCCGAGACCGACTTCGTCGCCAAGGACGCGAACTTCCTGTCGTTCACCGACACCGTGGCGCAAGCCGCTCTGTCCTCGGGCGCGGCCGATGCCGAAGCGCTCAAGGCGGTCAAGCTGGCGTCCGGCGAGACCATCGAAGAAACCCGCGCCGCGGTCATCGCCAAGGTCGGCGAGAACCTGCAGGTGCGTCGCCTGATCCAGATCGACAGCGCCAACAATGTCGCGGCCTACGTGCATGGCGGCCGCATCGGCGTGCTGATCGAGCTCAAGGGCGGCGATGCCGACCTGGCGCGCGGCCTGGCGATGCATGTCGCGGCGATGAACCCGCCGCACATCAAGGCCAGCGACGTGCCGGCCGACTTCGTGGCGAAGGAAAAGGAAATCGAACTGGCGAAGATGTCCGACAAGGACAAGTCCAAGCCGGCCGACATCCTGGAGAAGATCATCGGCGGCAAGATCGCCAAGATCGTCAACGAAGTCACCCTGTACGGCCAGCCGTACGTGCTGAACACCGATCAGACCGTCGAGCAGGTGCTCAAGGCCGCCGGCGCCGAGGTGGTCAGCATGCAGCGCATCGCGGTCGGCGAAGGCATCGAGAAGCAGGTCGACGATTTCGCGGCCGAAGTCATGAAGCAGGCGGGTCTGGCGTAA
- the map gene encoding type I methionyl aminopeptidase: protein MAISIKTPEDIEKMRVAGRLAAEVLQVVAPYVKPGVSTGELDRICNEHIVNVQKAIPANVGYKGFPKTVCTSVNNVICHGIPSDSKILKDGDIVNIDVTVIKDGWHGDTSRMYYAGTPSVMAKRLVEVTREAMFRAIRIVKPGMTLGDIGHAIQTYAEAERFSVVRDYCGHGIGRIYHEDPQVLHVGHPGEGLKLVPGMTFTIEPMINEGTYRHKTLPDGWTVVTKDRKLSAQWEHTIAVTDDGVEILTRVPGDDNDL from the coding sequence ATGGCCATTTCCATCAAAACCCCCGAAGACATCGAAAAGATGCGCGTCGCCGGCCGCCTGGCCGCCGAGGTGCTGCAGGTCGTCGCGCCCTACGTGAAGCCGGGCGTGAGCACCGGCGAGCTGGACCGCATCTGCAACGAGCACATCGTCAACGTGCAGAAGGCGATCCCCGCCAACGTCGGCTACAAGGGCTTTCCGAAGACCGTATGCACCTCGGTCAACAACGTGATCTGCCACGGCATCCCCAGCGACAGCAAGATCCTCAAGGACGGCGACATCGTCAACATCGACGTCACCGTGATCAAGGACGGCTGGCACGGCGACACCAGCCGCATGTATTACGCCGGCACGCCGTCGGTCATGGCCAAGCGCCTGGTCGAGGTGACCCGCGAAGCGATGTTCCGCGCGATCCGCATCGTCAAGCCGGGCATGACCCTGGGCGACATCGGCCACGCGATCCAGACCTACGCCGAAGCCGAGCGCTTCAGCGTGGTGCGCGACTACTGCGGCCACGGCATCGGCCGGATCTACCACGAAGACCCGCAGGTGCTGCATGTCGGCCATCCGGGCGAAGGCCTCAAGCTGGTGCCGGGCATGACCTTCACCATCGAGCCGATGATCAACGAAGGCACCTATCGCCATAAGACCCTGCCCGACGGCTGGACCGTGGTGACCAAGGACCGCAAGTTGTCGGCGCAGTGGGAGCACACCATCGCCGTCACCGACGACGGGGTCGAGATCCTGACCCGCGTGCCGGGCGACGACAACGACCTATGA
- the rpsB gene encoding 30S ribosomal protein S2 has protein sequence MPQITMRQMLEAGVHFGHQTRYWNPKMGPYIFGARGKIHIINLEKTVPLFNDAMNFISAIAQKRGTILFLGTKRSARESIREEAERCGMPFMTQRWLGGTLTNFRTVKQSVSRLKELEAGETDGTFQKMVKHEVLGLRRERDKLEASLGGIKEMNRLPDALFVIDIGHEDIAIKEAKKLGIPVIAVVDTNYDPELVDYAIPGNDDAIRAVQLYARAAADAVLEGKAAAPQVGNVREEDFAEAEGEAGKDDRKGAPRGRAPAKKGPAPAAAKKADGEAPAPAAE, from the coding sequence ATGCCCCAGATCACCATGCGCCAGATGCTGGAAGCCGGCGTCCATTTCGGCCACCAGACGCGCTACTGGAATCCCAAGATGGGCCCGTACATCTTCGGCGCCCGCGGCAAGATCCACATCATCAACCTCGAGAAGACCGTTCCGCTGTTCAACGACGCGATGAACTTCATCTCGGCGATCGCGCAGAAGCGAGGCACCATCCTGTTCCTCGGCACCAAGCGTTCGGCGCGCGAATCGATCCGCGAAGAGGCCGAGCGTTGCGGCATGCCGTTCATGACCCAGCGCTGGCTCGGCGGCACCCTGACCAACTTCCGCACCGTCAAGCAGTCGGTCTCGCGCCTGAAGGAACTGGAAGCCGGCGAAACCGACGGCACCTTCCAGAAGATGGTCAAGCACGAAGTGCTGGGCCTGCGCCGCGAGCGCGACAAGCTGGAAGCCTCGCTGGGCGGCATCAAGGAAATGAACCGTCTGCCCGACGCGCTGTTCGTGATCGACATCGGCCATGAAGACATCGCGATCAAGGAAGCCAAGAAGCTCGGCATCCCGGTGATCGCGGTGGTCGACACCAACTACGATCCGGAACTGGTCGACTACGCCATCCCGGGCAACGACGACGCCATCCGCGCGGTGCAGCTGTACGCCCGCGCCGCCGCCGACGCCGTGCTCGAAGGCAAGGCCGCCGCTCCGCAGGTCGGCAACGTGCGCGAAGAAGATTTCGCCGAAGCCGAAGGCGAAGCCGGCAAGGACGACCGCAAGGGCGCTCCGCGCGGCCGCGCTCCGGCCAAGAAGGGCCCGGCTCCGGCCGCCGCCAAGAAGGCCGACGGCGAAGCTCCGGCTCCGGCCGCCGAGTAA